Proteins encoded together in one Planctomyces sp. SH-PL14 window:
- a CDS encoding transposase produces MPHQDLSPDVALNSRHLEKALQWLLAGTDWKTILFRHDCTWTPPLLVRAALLWAWSDEQTLQERFVTTHRLMAHLFPHHGPLAGSSQAFMKLLRRWTVPLVYLLTTALRKRIRQTLPRQWESCGLVVYGVDGSRVELPRTQSHETAYAPSFKRSIRKRRHRRQRTRTAAGAKAARVPQMWLTTLFHVGTGLPWDWRIGPADSSEREHALQMLQDLPEGSLMTADAGFVGYDFARKVLGSGRHLLVRVGANVKLLRKLGFVRESQGTVYVWPDEAAKRLDPPLVFRLIVAQGPRSPISLLTSVRDPKILSDRAVLDLYRKRWGVELFYRTLKQTFGRRKLRSLSSLNAAVELEWSLVGLWGMGLSVAVELAKAQVPLSRISMAGVLRSFRRLIRDYRHPVVRGQTLCAMLRESVTDPYERKNKASRDYTRRKKERPAGSPKITNATSQQIDQARRLKLLNRG; encoded by the coding sequence ATGCCGCATCAAGACCTGTCTCCGGATGTTGCGCTCAATTCTCGGCATCTCGAGAAAGCTCTGCAATGGCTTCTGGCTGGGACGGACTGGAAGACCATCCTCTTCCGGCACGACTGCACGTGGACGCCACCACTGTTGGTTCGAGCCGCCCTTCTGTGGGCCTGGTCCGATGAGCAGACACTGCAGGAACGGTTTGTCACGACCCACAGGCTGATGGCGCATCTGTTCCCCCATCACGGCCCTCTGGCCGGGTCGTCCCAGGCCTTCATGAAGCTCCTCCGACGCTGGACCGTTCCCCTGGTCTATCTTCTCACGACGGCTCTCCGAAAGCGGATTCGCCAGACGCTCCCCCGGCAGTGGGAATCCTGCGGTCTGGTGGTCTACGGGGTCGATGGCAGCCGAGTGGAGCTCCCTCGCACCCAGTCCCACGAGACGGCCTATGCCCCGTCGTTCAAGAGATCGATCCGGAAGAGGCGCCACCGCCGCCAACGGACGAGAACAGCCGCCGGGGCCAAGGCGGCCCGCGTTCCCCAGATGTGGCTGACGACCTTGTTCCATGTCGGGACGGGGCTTCCGTGGGACTGGCGGATCGGCCCCGCCGACAGCAGTGAGCGGGAACACGCCCTTCAGATGCTCCAGGACCTGCCCGAGGGAAGCTTGATGACGGCGGACGCCGGCTTCGTGGGCTATGACTTCGCCCGGAAAGTCCTGGGAAGCGGCCGGCATCTGCTGGTTCGGGTGGGAGCGAACGTCAAGCTTCTGCGGAAGCTGGGGTTCGTGCGGGAATCGCAAGGAACCGTCTACGTCTGGCCTGACGAGGCCGCCAAACGGCTCGATCCGCCTCTGGTGTTCCGGCTGATCGTGGCCCAGGGACCGAGATCTCCGATCTCTCTGCTCACGAGCGTCCGGGACCCGAAGATCTTGAGCGACCGGGCGGTCCTGGACCTGTACCGCAAACGCTGGGGAGTGGAACTGTTCTATCGAACCCTGAAGCAGACGTTCGGTCGACGAAAACTCCGCAGCCTGTCCTCCCTGAATGCCGCGGTCGAGCTCGAATGGTCGCTGGTCGGCCTGTGGGGCATGGGACTGTCGGTTGCAGTGGAACTGGCGAAGGCCCAGGTTCCGCTGTCTCGAATCAGCATGGCGGGAGTCTTGCGGTCGTTCCGTCGACTGATACGGGACTACCGGCATCCCGTTGTTCGAGGTCAGACGCTGTGCGCGATGCTGCGTGAATCCGTCACCGACCCGTATGAGCGGAAGAACAAGGCCAGCCGGGACTACACACGGAGGAAGAAGGAGCGGCCGGCGGGATCGCCAAAGATCACCAACGCCACGTCCCAGCAGATCGACCAGGCCAGGAGACTCAAGCTCCTCAACCGGGGTTAA
- a CDS encoding DUF1501 domain-containing protein, with translation MLPRYQFTRRGCLQVSAAGVLGTALGRPAAASTDRPQRAKSVILVLCSGGPSQLDTVDPKPEAPAEIRGEFSTIDTTLPGVQVCEHLPRLAQTLDRWTILRTLVHKEYNHLLATHVALTGRPTPIPRGGSDLDRVQSRFDFPNVASCLDYVRPRNDGIPSGVSLPNYFIEGPLTWPGQYAGFIGAKHDPWQINQDPNDPNFRVEALSLPSEVTGSRLVSRRQLVDTLTSLDDRDLGTRPKQYKDQQEVAFSLLTSAKVTKAFDIGSEPAEVRDRYGRNKFGQSLLLSRRLVEAGVPVIQAAMGIVQTWDTHVDNWGRLKNTLLPQLDQGLQALMDDLHATGRIDDTMVIVMGEFGRTPKISTLPGSTIAGRDHWPNVYSGLFAGAGIRGGQVIGTSDSIAAYPITREWTPADVLTTVFDALGVDHDAHISDPLGRPNRLCNGEVIRPLYDGRG, from the coding sequence ATGTTGCCACGCTATCAGTTCACCCGCCGGGGATGCCTGCAGGTCTCGGCCGCCGGTGTCCTGGGGACCGCTCTCGGACGACCAGCCGCGGCGTCGACGGACCGGCCGCAGCGGGCCAAGTCGGTGATCCTGGTCCTGTGCAGCGGCGGACCGAGCCAGCTCGACACGGTCGATCCGAAGCCTGAGGCCCCCGCGGAAATCCGGGGCGAGTTCTCGACGATCGACACCACCCTCCCGGGTGTCCAGGTCTGCGAGCACCTCCCGCGGCTGGCCCAGACGCTCGACCGCTGGACGATCCTCCGGACCCTCGTCCACAAGGAATACAACCACCTCCTGGCGACGCATGTCGCCCTGACCGGCCGGCCGACCCCGATCCCCCGCGGCGGCAGCGATCTCGACCGGGTCCAGTCGCGGTTCGACTTCCCGAACGTCGCCTCGTGCCTCGACTACGTCCGTCCGCGGAACGACGGCATTCCGTCGGGGGTGTCGCTCCCGAACTACTTCATTGAAGGCCCGCTCACGTGGCCCGGCCAGTACGCCGGGTTCATCGGGGCCAAGCACGACCCCTGGCAGATCAACCAGGATCCGAACGATCCGAATTTCCGCGTCGAGGCCCTCTCGCTCCCGTCGGAAGTGACGGGCTCGCGGCTTGTCTCGCGGCGGCAACTCGTCGACACGCTGACGAGCCTCGACGACCGGGATCTGGGAACCCGTCCGAAGCAGTACAAAGACCAGCAGGAGGTCGCGTTCTCGCTCCTGACCTCGGCCAAGGTGACGAAGGCGTTCGACATCGGCAGCGAGCCGGCGGAGGTCCGCGACCGCTATGGCCGGAACAAGTTCGGCCAGTCGCTCCTTCTCTCGCGGCGGCTCGTCGAGGCGGGTGTCCCGGTCATTCAGGCCGCGATGGGGATCGTCCAGACGTGGGACACCCACGTCGACAACTGGGGGCGCCTCAAGAACACGCTCCTGCCGCAGCTCGATCAGGGGCTGCAGGCGTTGATGGACGACCTCCACGCCACGGGCCGCATCGACGACACGATGGTCATCGTGATGGGCGAGTTCGGCCGGACCCCGAAGATCTCGACGCTGCCGGGGTCGACGATCGCCGGGCGGGACCACTGGCCCAACGTCTACTCGGGCCTCTTTGCAGGGGCGGGGATCCGCGGCGGGCAGGTGATCGGCACGAGCGACAGCATCGCCGCGTATCCGATCACGCGCGAATGGACCCCGGCGGACGTCCTGACGACGGTCTTCGACGCTCTCGGCGTCGATCATGACGCGCACATCTCGGATCCGCTCGGGCGGCCGAACCGCTTGTGCAACGGCGAAGTGATTCGGCCGTTGTACGATGGGAGAGGCTGA